The segment TCTGCCTTTTATAATGATATTGTGACTGTTGGGATTCTCcactgttgagatccctgcggcTTTTCAAGTACGggcgcgccttttcagagtgccagtTGGCCtagcttctctgatacgcttcGTTCCTCTCTCCAGGGTGTCCTTTCACTGCGTCGGATGGCGCTTCCTGACACCTTTTCAGTGGCTGCGCACATCCTTTCATCTCCTGCCCTGCTCAACTTAATCGttgtaccaccaattaaatttgaaatgcactgatcaagtggacaattaattctTAGTGAAACTTAATTAGCTCCACTTGATCAGTCTTCCTCCTTTCTTCCATCTTTTTAACttgaataataataaataaaaaataaaacttactaaaagcTATTTACACTAATTCCTAAGGGTTTTTGACCGGGTCCCCCTAGggtgtcacttgatcagtttaatagattgAGACTTTtccgcttgatcaagcagactacctaTGAGTACCTGATCATTCCCTTTACCTGATTACTGGAGAGAGttaggcatgagtagtggaatgtcgtccaccacaaatacctccattccttctctgtatggctttaccctatgaccattCACCATGAACGAAGGCGAATCTGAATCGCCTCCCTGGAGTTCGATTGCACCATTCGCTCGGACGACGACAATGGTATAGGGACATATCCACCTTGATTTGAGCTTCCATGGCATCAATTTCAGCCTGGACTGAAATAGCAACACTTTCTGGCCTACTTTGAGCTCCTTCTTgcggagattcttatcatgccacatcTTCGTCTTTTTTTTGTACCACATAGCAGAGTCGTAGGCATCCAGACGGAGCTCCTCAAGCTCCTGTAGTTGCATTCTTCTTTCTGCAGTCCCTGCGTCggtattcatattcatttccttgATGGCCCAGTAAGCTTGATGCTCCACTCCCACCGGCAGATGACACATCTTTCCAAATACCAGCCGGTATGAGACATTCCTATAGGCGTTTTGAAAGCGGTCCTGTATGCCCAGAGTGCGTCCTCCAGACGACGGCTTCAGTCCTTCCTCGTGGGATTGACTGTCTTCTCTAGGATAGCCTTTATCTCTCTATTAGAAACCTCAGCCTTACCATTGTATTGCGGGTGATAAGGTGTGGATAGgcggtggtggactccatacttccgcatcaaggcttcgatagtTCTGTTTACGAAATGAGTTCCTTGGTCAAAGATGATAGCCCGTGGTACCCCGTATCGGGTAAATATGTTTGATTTCAAGAACTTCGCTACTTCTCTGGACTCACACGTCCTAGTTGCCTTTGCCTCgatccatttggacacatagtccactgcCACTAGTATATAGAGATTGCCTTCAGACGCGGGAAAGGGTCCCAtaaagtccattccccatacatcaaatatttcacaGACAATAATGGGGTTTTGAGGCATCTCGTCTCTAGTAGATATCCCTCCAGTAAGTTGGCATCGAGGGCACTTCTTGCAGAACTCATAAGCCTCTCTATGGATGGAAGGCCAGTAAAACTCGCTATCAAGTATTTTCCATGCTGTTTTCTTCGGTCCAAAGTGCCCACCGCAAGCCAGTGCGTGGCAGTGGATCATCACATCTTCCTGTTCCCACTCTGGAATGCATCGTCGGATTACTTGATCTGCCCCCATTTTCCATAGGTAAGGATCGtcccaatagaagtatcgggAATCGCTTTTAAGCTTTAGCTTCTGTGCTCTTGTAATCTCATCACTTCTAGGTAACTCGCCCGTTACTAAGTAGTTGGCCATGtccgcgaaccatggctcatttCTCATGTTCTGTCCCGTGCTTCTCTGGTTGCCTTGATCAACTCCCTCCGCTTGGTTGATCCACCGACATTCAGGTGATGACTCGATCAGGCAGAGATGCTCTTCAGGGAAAGCGTCTGGAATTGCTTCTTCATTGTCCTTTTGCAAAATTTGACTTAGGtgatctgccaccttgttctcacattctttcttatccactgcttcccaatcaaactcctgtagaaggagtaCCCACCTGATTAACCGCGGTTTTGACTCCTTTTTTGCTAAgaggtatttgatggccgcaTGATCTGTATAAACAATTACTTTGGAACCAAGCAAGTATGGTCTGAACTTTTCAAACGCGAAGACTACCGATAGCATCTCATTTCGGTCACATCATAGTTCTTTTGTGCCTGATTAAGAGTTTTGGAGGCGTAAAAGATGACATAACTCTTCCCTTCGATTTTCTGACCTAATACtgcccccacagcatagtcactagcatcgcacataacctcaaaggggtgattccagtcgggGGCACGTATTATTGGAGAGCTTATCAATCGATCTTTTAGAAATTGGAACGCGGCTTTGCAAGCATCTGAGAACTCAAACTCGACCTCGTTCTGAAGAAGTCGTGTTAGTGGCTGGGCTatctttgcgaaatcttttatgaatcttctatagaaCCCAGCGTGCCCCAGAaaggctctgatctccttcTGGTTGGTAGGATATGGAAGTTTTGCAATGACCGCTATCTTTGCTGGGTCGACCTCGATCCCTCTGCTTGACACTATGTGGCCCAAGACTATTCCTTCGGTAACCATAAAAttgcatttctcgaaattcagaaCCAAGTCCTTCTGGCGGCATCTTTCCAATACCTTGTTCAGACTATGCAGCCCTTGATCAAAATCATCCCCATAGATagtaaaatcgtccatgaaaATCTCAATGCAGTCCTCCAATAGGTAtgagaaaatgctcatcatgcatctctgGAAGGTGCCCGGGGCGTTACAGAGGCCAAAAGGCATTCTCCTGTAAGCGTAAGTGCCAAAAGGGCAGGTGAACGTCGTCTTCTCCTAGTCTTCTGGATTCACAGCAATCTGGAAATAGCCACTATAACCATCCAGGAAACTGAAGTACTGCTTCCCTGCCAACTTCTCcaacatttgatcaatgaacggcagagggaagtgatccttcttcgtAGCTTGGTTCAACTTCCTgtaatctatgcacattctccatcCAGTAACTGGCCTTGTCGGAATTAGCTCAGTTTTTTCGTTTTTTACCACTTGAATCCCTCCTTTCTTAGGCACCATGTGCACTGGGCTGACCCAGTTACTGTCGGGAATGgaatagataatcccgatcGAAACCAACTTGACGATTTCCTTtagcacctcttccctcatgttggggttgagtttcaGTTGTTGATCGCGGTGTGGCTTGGCTCCTTCCTCCAgtcggatgtgatgcatgcataAGTCCGGGCTGATGCCTACCAAATCTGTCAGCTTCCAGCCGATGGCCCTTTGATTCCTTCTTAATACTTCCAGCAATCTGTCTTCCTGCCCCTGGGTTAGTTGATTGTTGATGATGATAGGCTTGGTTTCATCTTCACCCAGGTAGGCGTACTTTAGATGTGCGGGAAGGGGTTTTAACTCTTTTGTAGGTTTTGGTTCTTCATTGGGCGGAGGGTTTTCTGCTGTGTCTCTTTCCAGTAGCTCGCCTTGATCATGTCGCTTCGCTAGGCTAGATACTTGAGCTGTCCCACTTGACCCAGCTGGCTTTGGGCGCTcgcaaaaataatttattgcactTGCGACGGCTTGGTCGTCCATTTCTCCGACCTTCATAGTCTCAAACCATTCTTCCACTTCCTTTTCGACTTCCTTATCTGCGGCGGAGTCAGTGAACTGCCCTTTTAAAAATTCTTCCTCCAAATACTCATGTACCAAGGGCTCAGTCACATCGATGGAGTACACGTTCTCTCCGTCGGCTGGCCTTTTCATGGCCTCATCAATATTGAACGTGTACTGTTCTCCTTTAAAATCTAGGCTGATCGTTCCATTCcgtacgaccgcttagcctcaatTAGTCtttccaaaatattcttagcttggctgaaaagggtttttgagaaatccccttgtgctgcgaggttgaggtcatTTTTGCTGTCCACCGCGAGTCCGccgtagaagatcgagtagatctccttttctcccagcttgtggttggggcatgcttgaagcagcccttgaaatctgtcccagtactggccgaggggctcgtcgtACTCTTGTCTAGCCtctgtaatttcccttttcagggcacttgtcttTGATGCTGGGAAGAAACGGTCaaggaatatcatgcggaattccGCCCAAGTCCTGATGGATCCCTCTGGTAGCCTTGACAGCCATACTCCTGCgtcccctttcaaaacgaaggggatagccttgagcctgtaatcttAAGACGTGGATCCAGCCGGAACGGGCTGAATATCGCAGTATCGGCAGAACTCCTCCAGAAAGGCGTATGGACATTCCTTCGAGATACCGTAGAAGTGGGTCAAGACGGCCAGCACTCCTGATTTGATAGCGATGGTCTGCATCCCAGGAGtggcggcaatggcatgtgtgggctccttctcatcatgagcgtgcaaaGAGCCGATTCCTGAGTCGTCGATGACAacggccatctctgcttctgtttgctttggtggtggtggtagtgggtTTTGctcagctgctgctgctgcctctaaagctgctctgtaacgagtggtaactacgccggcttcctggactctccaacgaTTGTTAGTTCTTCTATATATCaaaggatgattccagtaattgccttggtggtaccttctcatcaacagcaggaaaagcaaataagaaaagaaagaaataaactatttactcatacgcactacacacaaacataaactAAAACTATGCTTCCccagcaacggcgccattttggtggCTCGGAAACGCGCGGATTAAGATtagatcaagttatatggaggataactgaattggttggaccagttagcaaattttcgttgccacttaattgaatcaatcctcaaaccgaaacgcgccaaagataatatttataactcccgatttcacactactttaacagtaaagcgacAAGTttagggtcgatcccacagagaagttggtgtgtcgagtgtgtgagtagtgaacaggggggttggctgctgccacgctttaacttgggagttttaac is part of the Salvia splendens isolate huo1 unplaced genomic scaffold, SspV2 ctg848, whole genome shotgun sequence genome and harbors:
- the LOC121791598 gene encoding uncharacterized protein LOC121791598 yields the protein MCHLPVGVEHQAYWAIKEMNMNTDAGTAERRMQLQELEELRLDAYDSAMWYKKKTKMWHDKNLRKKELKVGQKVLLFQSRLKLMPWKLKSRWICPYTIVVVRANGAIELQGGDSDSPSFMVNGHR
- the LOC121791599 gene encoding uncharacterized protein LOC121791599, with protein sequence MPFGLCNAPGTFQRCMMSIFSYLLEDCIEIFMDDFTIYGDDFDQGLHSLNKVLERCRQKDLVLNFEKCNFMVTEGIVLGHIVSSRGIEVDPAKIAVIAKLPYPTNQKEIRAFLGHAGFYRRFIKDFAKIAQPLTRLLQNEVEFEFSDACKAAFQFLKDRLISSPIIRAPDWNHPFEDNEEAIPDAFPEEHLCLIESSPECRWINQAEGVDQGNQRSTGQNMRNEPWFADMANYLVTGELPRSDEITRAQKLKLKSDSRYFYWDDPYLWKMGADQVIRRCIPEWEQEDVMIHCHALACGGHFGPKKTAWKILDSEFYWPSIHREAYEFCKKCPRCQLTGGISTRDEMPQNPIIVCEIFDVWGMDFMGPFPASEGNLYILVAVDYVSKWIEAKATRTCESREVAKFLKSNIFTRYGVPRAIIFDQGTHFVNRTIEALMRKYGVHHRLSTPYHPQYNGKAEVSNREIKAILEKTVNPTRKD